The Euphorbia lathyris chromosome 2, ddEupLath1.1, whole genome shotgun sequence genome includes a window with the following:
- the LOC136218735 gene encoding uncharacterized protein isoform X3, whose amino-acid sequence MEFLCRSIAGDGPLVAFGGSDGVIRVLSMITWKLVRRYTGGHKGSIACLMTFMASSGEGLLVSGGSDGLLVLWSADHGPDSRELVPKLSLKAHDGGIVAAELSRVIGGAPQLITIGADKTLAIWDTISFKELRRIKPVPKLACHSVSSWCHPRAPNLDILTCVKDSHIWAIEHPTYSALTRPLCELSSLIPPHVLAPNKKLRVYCMVAHPLQPHLVATGTNIGVIVSEFDARSVPAVAPLPTPAGNREHSAVYVVDRELKLLNFQLSNTANPSLGSNGSLSETGRYRGESAEPLHVKQSKKHVSTPVPHDSYSVLSVSSSGKYLAIVWPDIPYFSIYKVSDWSIVDSGSARLLAWDTCRDRFAILESALAPRIPVIPKGVSSRKAKEAAAAAAQAAAAAASAASAASVQVRILLDDGTSNILMRSIGSRSEPVIGLHGGALLGVAYRTSRRISPVAATAISTVQSMPLSGFVTSGVSSFSTFDDGFSSQRSPAEAAPQNFQLYSWETFEPVGGLLPQPEWTAWDQTVEYCAFSYQHYIVISSLRPQYRYLGDVAIPYATGAVWHRRQLFVSTPTTIECVFVDAGVAAIDVETRKMKEELKLKEAQARAVAEHGELALITVEAPQTSTQDRIKFRPPMLQVVRLASFQHVPSVPPFLTMPKQSRADDGDTTMPKELEDKRVNEIAVGGGGMSVAVTRFPAEQKRPVGPLVVVGVRDGVLWLIDRYMCAHALSLSHPGIRCRCLAAYGDAVSAVKWASRLAREHHDDLAQFMMGMGYAMEALHLPGISKRLEFDLAMQSNDLKRALQCLLTMSNSRDIGQDGTGLGLSDILNLTSKKENIVEAVQGIVKFAREFLDLIDAADATGQADIAREALKRLAAAGSVKGALQGHELRGLALRLANHGELTRLGGLVNNLISLGLGREAAFSAAVLGDNALMEKAWLDTGMLAECVLHAHAHGRPTLRNLVQTWNKMLQKEVERAPSTKTDAAAAFLASLEEPKLTGLADAGKKPPIEILPPGMPSLSALITSQKKPGPGAQSSQQQPSQPLQIEAPPTANSEPITASSPAITTSTSDTTASAPENVPPNSTPGVENAPSSSEASVPQTTVEDKTPIVSSASNPDLVSSAENVAPTSTGNTTVTDESSQNSDSQGTNTSSSMPMSDAPIG is encoded by the exons ATGGAGTTTCTCTGTAGATCTATTGCGGGTGATGGCCCTTTAGTTGCATTTGGTGGATCAGATGGAGTCATTAGAGTTCTTTCAATGATAACATGGAAG CTTGTACGTAGATACACTGGAGGTCATAAAGGATCCATTGCTTGCTTGATGACTTTCATGGCATCCTCTGGTGAG GGACTTCTTGTCTCGGGTGGTAGTGATGGTTTACTTGTACTCTGGAGTGCAGACCATGGCCCGGATTCACGAGAACTTGTACCTAAGCTGAGTCTAAAG GCACATGATGGGGGGATCGTGGCTGCTGAACTTTCCAGAGTGATAGGAGGTGCTCCACAACTTATTACCATAGGTGCAGACAAGACATTAGCCATATGGGACACAATATCTTTCAAG GAGCTGCGGCGAATTAAGCCTGTGCCAAAATTGGCCTGCCACAGCGTGTCATCATGGTGCCACCCTCGAGCTCCAAACCTTGACATATTAACTTGTGTCAAGGATTCACATATATG ggcTATTGAGCACCCTACATATTCGGCCCTGACAAGGCCCTTGTGTGAGCTTTCTTCACTCATCCCTCCTCATGTTCTTGCACCAAACAAGAAACTCAGG GTTTACTGTATGGTTGCACATCCTCTACAGCCTCACCTTGTCGCTACTGGAACCAATATTGGTGTTATTGTTAGTGAATTTGACGCCAGATCTGTTCCTGCTGTAGCTCCCTTACCAACACCAGCAGGAAATAGAGAGCATTCTGCTGTCTACGTAGTTGATAGGGAACTGAAGCTACTAAATTTTCAATTGTCTAACACGGCAAATCCCTCTCTTGGAAGCAATGGCTCCTTATCTGAAACAGGGAGGTACAGGGGAGAATCAGCTGAACCATTACATGTCAAGCAGTCCAAGAAGCATGTTAGTACACCTGTTCCACACGATTCATATTCCGTGCTTTCTGTAAGCAGTTCGGGGAA ATATCTCGCAATCGTATGGCCTGATATTCCGTACTTCTCTATATACAAAGTTAGTGATTGGTCCATCGTAGATTCAGGTAGTGCAAGGCTTCTAGCTTGGGATACTTGTCGTGATAGATTTGCTATACTGGAATCTGCATTAGCCCCTAGGATTCCTGTCATTCCTAAGGGGGTGTCATCAAGAAAAGCAAAAGAGGCTGCTGCAGCTGCAGCACAAGCAGCAGCAGCGGCTGCTAGTGCTGCTTCTGCAGCCAGTGTGCAAGTTCGTATCTTGCTTGATGATGGTACATCAAATATCCTAATGCGATCCATTGGAAGTCGTTCTGAACCG GTTATTGGCTTACATGGAGGAGCACTACTAGGCGTTGCCTATAGAACTTCACGGAGGATCAGCCCTGTTGCAGCAACAGCTATTTCTACTGTTCAATCCATGCCGTTGTCAGGATTTGTAACTAGTGGTGTTTCTTCCTTTAGTACTTTTGATGATGGATTTTCTTCTCAAAGATCTCCTGCAGAGGCAGCTCCTCAAAACTTCCAGCTCTACAG TTGGGAAACGTTTGAACCTGTGGGTGGTCTACTTCCTCAACCAGAATGGACTGCATGGGATCAAACCGTTGAATATTGTGCTTTTTCATACCAGCACTATATTGTCATTTCTTCTCTGCGCCCTCAATATCGATACTTGGGAGATGTTGCAATTCCCTATGCTACAGGAGCAGTTTGGCATCGGAGGCAGCTTTTTGTGTCTACACCTACTACCATCGA GTGTGTTTTTGTGGATGCTGGAGTTGCTGCTATCGATGTAGAAACAAGAAAGATGAAAGAAGAGCTGAAGCTGAAAGAGGCACAGGCAAGAGCAGTTGCTGAACATGGAGAATTGGCCCTCATCACAGTAGAAGCTCCCCAAACGTCTACGCAAGATAGAATAAAATTTAGGCCCCCTATGCTACAG GTGGTTCGATTAGCTTCTTTTCAGCATGTTCCTTCTGTGCCACCTTTCTTAACAATGCCAAAGCAGTCGAGAGCTGATGATGGAGATACAACAATGCCAAAAGAGCTGGAAGATAAGAGAGTTAATGAGATAGCAGTTGGTGGTGGAGGGATGTCTGTGGCAGTTACTCGTTTCCCGGCAGAGCAGAAACGACCTGTTGGACCTCTTGTGGTGGTGGGTGTGAGAGATGGCGTTCTTTGGCTTATTGATAG GTATATGTGCGCTCATGCCTTATCTCTTAGTCATCCTGGTATTCGTTGTCGGTGTCTTGCTGCATATGGAGATGCTGTTAGTGCAGTGAAATG GGCAAGTAGGCTTGCTAGGGAGCATCATGATGATTTGGCACAATTTATGATGGGGATGGGCTATGCTATGGAAGCACTTCATTTGCCTGGCATATCTAAGAG GTTGGAGTTTGATCTAGCTATGCAGAGCAATGATTTAAAAAGGGCACTTCAGTGCCTTCTTACCATGAGCAACAGCAGGGACATAGGGCAGGATGGTACTGGGCTTGGTTTGAGTGACATTCTCAACTTAACGTCAAAGAAGGAAAATATTGTTGAAGCTGTTCAAGGAATTGTGAAATTTGCAAGGGAGTTTTTGGACCTTATTGATGCTGCAGATGCCACTGGACAAGCCGACATTGCTCGCGAAGCTCTGAAGAGGTTAGCTGCTGCAGGTTCTGTGAAAGGAGCTTTGCAAGGTCATGAATTAAGAGGACTGGCTTTACGCCTTGCAAATCATGGAGAGTTGACAAGACTTGGT GGTTTGGTGAACAATTTGATTTCACTTGGATTGGGTCGTGAAGCAGCATTTTCAGCTGCTGTTTTGGGAGACAATGCTCTCATGGAAAAGGCTTGGCTGGATACTGGGATGCTTGCCGAGTGTGTGCTTCACGCCCAT GCTCATGGGCGACCAACGCTTAGGAACTTGGTTCAGACTTGGAACAAAATGCTACAGAAAGAGGTTGAACGCGCTCCATCAACAAAGACAGATGCTGCAGCTGCGTTTCTGGCATCTCTCGAGGAACCTAAACTTACAGGTTTGGCAGATGCAGGGAAGAAACCACCTATTGAAATCCTTCCTCCAGGGATGCCATCTCTTTCCGCTTTGATTAcgagccagaaaaaacctgGTCCTGGTGCACAAAGTTCACAGCAACAACCTAGTCAGCCATTACAAATAGAAGCACCTCCCACAGCTAATTCTGAACCCATAACTGCATCATCTCCTGCCATAACTACATCTACTTCTGACACGACCGCAAGTGCACCGGAAAATGTACCTCCTAATTCAACACCAGGTGTAGAAAATGCTCCGTCCTCATCTGAAGCTAGTGTGCCACAGACCACTGTGGAAGATAAAACACCTATTGTGTCCTCCGCTAGTAATCCTGATTTAGTTTCTTCAGCAGAGAATGTGGCACCGACATCTACAGGAAATACAACAGTAACTGATGAATCATCGCAAAATTCAGATAGCCAGGGAACTAATACTTCAAGTAGCATGCCTATGAGTGATGCTCCTATTGGATAG